The Amycolatopsis japonica nucleotide sequence GCGGCGCACCCGCGCGCTCAGCTTCCTGTTCATCACGCACAACCTCAGCCTGGTGCTGTCGGTCGCCGACCGGGTCGGCGTGATGTACCGGGGCGAACTGATCGAAATCGGCGAACCGGACGAGATCCGGCTCCACGCCAGGCACGAGTACACCCGCCGTCTCCTCGCGGCGAATCCCGAACTGCCCGCCCACCCCCACACTGGAGTGCGGAACCCATGAGACGAACCCTGACCTCGGCCGCCCTCGGCCTGGCGACCGTCCTGCTGATCGGCTCGTGCATGGGAGGGCAGGCGGGCGGTGGCGCCGCCGACGGGCCCCCGAAGCCCGGCGGCAACCTCAACGTGGCCGTGCCCACCGACCCGCAGTCCCTCGACATGGTCGCGAACCCCGGCCAGGTGACCGCGCATATCGGCAATATGATGTACGAGAAGCTGTTCGAGGTGGACCGGAGTTTCACCTCCCGGCCCATGCTGGTCGAGGACTACACCACCAGCCCGGACAGGCTCACCTACACCTTCAAGCTGCGCCAGGGCGTCACCTTCCACGACGGCAACCCGCTGACGTCCGAGGACGTCGTGGCGAGCCTGAAGCGGTGGCAGCAGGTGCACCGCACCGGTCAGCTGGTCACGCCGGACATCGAGGCGATCACGCCGACCGACCCGGCGACGGTGACCATCAAGCTCAAGCAGCCGCGATACCCGCTGATCAACGAACTCGCCGGCGCGGGCACGGAGATCTATGAGGCGAAGAACCTCACCGGTGTCGCACCGACCGGGTTCGCCCAGGACAAGGCGATCGGGACCGGCCCGTACAAGCTGAAGAGCTGGGACATCGGCCGTGAACTGGTGCTGGAGCGATACACCGGCTACAAGTCGCGGTCCGAAGAGGACTGGGGCGGGCAGGCGGGCGCCAAGCACGCGTACCTCGACACCGTGACCTACAAGGTGGTCTCCGACCAGGACGCGCTGATCAACGGCCTGCAGACCGGCCAGTGGGACCACATCATGCCCACGAACGACCAGTACGAGCCGCTGCGCAACAACCCGGCCGTGGTCGTGCACAACCTGCCCGGCGGCAACGACAACGTGGTGATCCCGAACTTCAACACCGGTTCGAAGTTCGCCGACCCCCGTGCCCGCGAGGCGCTGAACCTCCTGCTGGACAAGCCCGCGATCAACGCGGCCACCGGCGGCAGCAAGGACCTCACCGTCGAGACCGGCGCCTTCGCCTCGCCGGACAACAAGCAGTTCTATTCCACCGCGGGCGAAGAGGTCTACAAGGCGCACGACCCGGAGAAGGCGAAGCAGCTGCTGGCCGCGGCGGGGATCACCGCCGGCGCGACCATCCGCATCGTCACCACGAACTCGTACCCGGAATTCGGCAAGTGGGCCGTGCTGATCCAGGACAGCCTGTCGAAGATCGGCATCAACACCAAGATCGACACCTTCGACTTCGCCACCATGCTCGGCACGCTGACCAAGGAGCCGGGCGGCTGGGACATCACCACGCTGTTCTTCGACTCGGCGCTGACCTCGCCCGCGCAGATGCCCGCGCTCACCCTGGGCACGCTGAACGGTTCGACCTCGCCCGAGCTGGACGGGCTCATGGCGGAGTTCAACGCTTCGACCACCCCTGAGCAGGCGAAGGCGGTGGTGGACAAGCTGCAGGCGTTCACCTGGAAGCAGCTTTCGGTGATCACCCTGAGCCAGTCCAGGCTGTACGCGGCCTACTCCCCCAAGCTCAAGGGTTACGGCGACTTCTACCGCGTCTTCTGGAACACCTGGCTGGCGTCATGACCGGTCTGCTGCTGCGCAGACTGCGCGATCTGGTGATCATCCTGGTGATCGTCGGGACGATGATGTTCTTCGTCATCCGGCTGATCCCCGGCGACCCGGCACAGGCCATCCTCGGCCCGACCGCACGACCGTCCGATGTGGACGCCCTGCGGGAGAGCATGGGGCTGAACGGGACACTCTGGGAGCAGTACTTCAGCTGGGCCGGGAATGTCCTGCACGGCGACTTCGGCACGTCGATCACCTATCACGCCCCGGTGCTCGGCGTGGTCGCCGACCACATCCTGCCGACGCTGACGCTGGCCGTGCTCTCGACGGTGATCAGCTTCTTCCTCTCGGTCGCGATCACCTCGTGGCAGGCGGTGTCGCCGCGCAACCCGGTGGCGCGGGCGCTGGACCGGCTGTCCGCGCTCGGCATGGCGATGCCGGACTTCTGGATCTCGCTGATGCTCGTGCTCGTCTTCTCGGTGACACTGCGCTGGTTCCCCTCCAGCGGCTACGAGAACCTGTTCACCGCCCCGGCGACGGCGGTGCCCGCGCTGGTGCTGCCGCTGACCGTGCTGGTCATCGGGCAGACCGCGTTGTTCGTGCTCACCCTGCGGGAAAGCCTGCTCGGCGAACTGCCGCTGGCGTATCTGCGCACCGCGCGGGTCAAGGGACTGTCGGAGCGGCAGGTGATGACCAAACATGTCCTGCCGAACGCGCTGATGCCGCTGATCACCCAGCTGGGCAGCAACTTCGCCATGCTGGTCGGCGGCATCGTGATCATCGAGTCCATCTTCGTCGTGCCGGGGCTCGGCCATCTGCTGATGGGCGCGGTGTCCACCCGCGACTTCCCGCTGATCCAGGGTGTGACGCTGTTCGTCGCGGTGCTGTTCGTGCTGGTCAACCTGCTGGTGGACCTGTCGTACGCGCTGCTCGACCCGAAGGTGCGTGTCTCGTGAGCGTCGCTCTCGTGGAAAAGACGTCGCCGGTGCGCGAGAAGCCGTCGTCCGGCCGCGCGGCCAAGGTGTTCCGGCGCAACAGGATGCTGGTGATCACCACCGCCATCCTGGCGATGATCGTCCTTGCCGTGATCGTGCTGCCGTTCTTCCTGCCGAGCGTCAGCGCGACCGACCCGGTGAACCGGCTGCTGCCACCGTCGGCCACGCATCCCCTCGGCACGGACTCGTTCGGCCGCGACGTGCTCGCCCGCCTGGTCTCCGGCGGGCGGGCGTCGCTCGGGCTGTCCGCCCTGATCACCCTGTGCGCGGCCTTCACCGGCCTGGTGATCGGGCTGATCAGCGGGTTCTTCCGGGCGGCCGACGCGGTGCTGATGCGGGTGATGGACGCCTGGATGTCGTTCCCGGCGATCATCCTCGCGATGGCGCTGGCGATCTCGCTCGGCGCGAGCATCTGGACCGAGCTGATCGCGCTGACAGTGATCTTCACGCCGTTCACCGCCCGCGTGATCCGCAGCCGCGTGCTCGGCATCGCCGGCCGTGCCTACATCGGCGCGGCGCGGGTTTCGGGGATGAGCCGCTGGAAGATCCTCGTCGTGCACGTGTTCCCGAACGTGCTGCCGCTCGCGCTGGTGCAGGTGGTGATCCTGTCCGCCGCGGCGATGCTGGTCGACGGGGCGATGAGCTTCCTCGGTCTCGGCATCGCTCCCCCGACCCCGACCTGGGGCAACATGATCGCCGAAGGCCGGTCGTACCTGGTGCAGGCGCCCTGGCTGGTGATCGTGCCCGGCGTGACGATCATGGTGTGCGTCTTCCTGCTGAACCTCATCGGATCGTCGCTGCGGATCGCCGTCGACGCCCGCGCGCGGACGCTGAGCGAGATGCAGCGCCTGCGCACCCGCCGTCCCTCCGGCAGCTGAGAAAGGATCCCGTTGTCTGCCACTACTTCCTTGGCCGTGCGCCGATTCGCCCCCGAAACCGTCTCGGGGCCGCCGGTGCTCCTGGTGCACGGATTCGCCTCCGACGGGCACACCGACTGGATCACCACCGGATGGCCCGCCGCGCTCACCGCCGCGGGCCGGGAGGTGGTGATACCGGACCTTCCCGCGCACGGCTCCAGCCCGGCGCCCTCGGGTTCGCTCGGTGCCGTCGCGATCACCGCGGAACTGGCGCGGCTCGTCGCCGATCTGTCCGAAGTGGACGTCGTCGGGTACTCGCTGGGCGCGCGGCTGTCCTGGGAGCTGCCCGCCCAGGCTCCGGTGCGGCGGCTCGTACTCGCCGGGGTGAGCCCGTTCGAACCGTTCGGCGCCGTCGATGTGGCGGCCGCACTGGCCTTCGCCGGTGGCGGCAAGGCTCCGTCGGATCCGCTGACCGGGATGATCGCGCATATGATCACCGCGCCGGGGCGGAATCCCGCGGCGCTCGCGCGGTGCATCGAGGATCTGCGCGCCGAGCCTTTCGCGCCGGTCGCCGGAGCGGTGTCCGTGCCCACCCGGTTCGTGGCGGGGGTGGAGGATCCGGTGAGCCAGGGCATCGAGACTCTGGTGGACCTGGTGCCGGGCGCGGATCTCGTGCGGGTGCCCGGGGATCACGGCGGTGCTTTGCGGAGCGGCGAGTTCAAGGCGGCCGTGCTCGATTTCCTCGGCTGAGGATTGCGGCTCCGCCGCGTTGCGAAAGTGGCTTCCGCAACGTTGAAGGTTGCGAAAGTGGCTTTCGCAACACTTCCCCCGAACCGACCGATGCTATGAAAGGTCCTTTCCTTGCAAATTTTGCAAGGAAAGGACCTTTCATAGCGTTCGCGCCCGGCTCGCGACACACCACCGGGAGATCAGAACGTCCCATCGGCGGCGACCGAGCGGTCCAGCCAAAGATCCTCCAGAGCCGACCGCACCTCCGCACCACGAGAAGCGGCCAACGCGACAGCACCCAGGTTGTCGTCCAGCTGGGCCATCCGGCTCACCCCGAACAACACGTTCACCACCGGCTCATACGCGAGACAGAACGCGAGAGCCAGCTGCGACGAGCTCACCCCGAAGTCCCCGGCGACAGCGGCGACACGCGCGGCGGCGGCGCGGATCGACTCTCGGATCTCACCCGGATCCGCGCCGATCTTCCGCTCCGGGGTCCTCCCGAGCAACACACCGCCCTCGAACACGTCCGACGCCTGCAACGTCAAGGTTCCGGCCGAAAAATGCTTGCCGTAGAAGGAACCTTCGGCCATCGACCGACGCGCGATGCTGTACTTCAGCTGAGCGAAACGAGGCGCCGGAAGCCCTTCACTCGCGGCGAATTCCAGCGCCAGGTCGAGATCCGCGGCACGCCAGTTGTTCACGCCCCAGACGTCGAAGCGGCCGAGGCGGATCTGTTCGGCCACCTCGGTGACGATGCGTGGAATGTCGGGCCGCTCGAAGTAGTCGCCGACCACGACGGCTTCCGCGCGCTCGACACCGACGCGGTCGAACGAAGTGGTGAGCTGCTCGGCGAAACCGGTGTTCGGGTAGTCCCACAGCCAGAGTTTGCCGCACAGCTGGTACTCGTCACGCTGGATTCCGGCGGCGCGGACAGCCTCGCCGAACAGGAGATCCGTGCGCGACTGTTCGGCGTGCGGCCCCATGTCGTAGTGGGCCACGTCGAACAGCGTGACCCCGGAATCGACGGCGTGCCGGATCAGGCGTACCGCGTCGTCGAAGTCCATGCGGTCCCACGTGTTCCACGATCCCAGGCTCAGCGCCGAAGTGGCGAAGCCCAGTCCGTTCCGCTTCTCGTCCACGAGTTTTCCTTTCGCTGGCAACGGAAACAAGTTTTAGTCTACGATCGTAGAATGAACAAGAGACTTGTAGTGGTGACCGGCGGTGCCAGTGGCATCGGCCGCGGAGTCGCCGAAGCCTTCCAGTCCGCGGGCGACCGCGTGGTCATCGCCGACGTCGACACCCGGGCGGCCCACGACCTCGCCGCCGAACTCGGCGCGGAGCACGTCGAACTCGACATCTCCGATCCCGGATCGGTCGACGCGGCGCTGACGCTCGTCACCGATCGCTTCGGCCCGGTCGAGGTCCTGGTCAACAACGCCGGTCTCGCCGGCGGTGGCGGACCGTTGGTGGGACTGGACATCGGCGTCTTCGATCTGTGCATGCGGGTGAACTTCCGCGGCACCTTCCTGATGACCCGCGCGGTCGGCGCGCAAATGGTCGAGACGGGCACTCGTGGCACCATCGTCAACATCACCTCCATCGGTGCCCGGCAGCCGACCCCGGGGCTCGGCCACTACGAGGCCACCAAGGCCGCCGTCGAGGCGCTCACCCGCTCGGCCGCGCTCGAACTGGCGCCGCACGGCATCCGGGTCAACGCCGTCGCCCCCGGACCGGTGCTGACGCCGATGACCGCCGGATTCGCCGCCGACACCGCCGCCCGCGCGGCGTGGGAAGCGAGGATTCCCTTGGGAACCATCGCTTCCGTCGCCGACGTGGTGCCGTCAGTCCTGTTCCTCGCCTCCGCCGACGCCGGCCATCTCACCGGGGTGAGCCTCCAGGTCGACGGCGGGCAGCTGCTCACCTGAGTACACGACGCGGCCGCCGGACACGGTGAGTTCCACACCGACGTCCGGCAGGTCCGCGAACGCGACCTCGAGCGGATTCGCCGCCAGCACGCAGAAGTCCGCGACACGGCCGACG carries:
- a CDS encoding ABC transporter substrate-binding protein; the protein is MRRTLTSAALGLATVLLIGSCMGGQAGGGAADGPPKPGGNLNVAVPTDPQSLDMVANPGQVTAHIGNMMYEKLFEVDRSFTSRPMLVEDYTTSPDRLTYTFKLRQGVTFHDGNPLTSEDVVASLKRWQQVHRTGQLVTPDIEAITPTDPATVTIKLKQPRYPLINELAGAGTEIYEAKNLTGVAPTGFAQDKAIGTGPYKLKSWDIGRELVLERYTGYKSRSEEDWGGQAGAKHAYLDTVTYKVVSDQDALINGLQTGQWDHIMPTNDQYEPLRNNPAVVVHNLPGGNDNVVIPNFNTGSKFADPRAREALNLLLDKPAINAATGGSKDLTVETGAFASPDNKQFYSTAGEEVYKAHDPEKAKQLLAAAGITAGATIRIVTTNSYPEFGKWAVLIQDSLSKIGINTKIDTFDFATMLGTLTKEPGGWDITTLFFDSALTSPAQMPALTLGTLNGSTSPELDGLMAEFNASTTPEQAKAVVDKLQAFTWKQLSVITLSQSRLYAAYSPKLKGYGDFYRVFWNTWLAS
- a CDS encoding ABC transporter permease; this translates as MTGLLLRRLRDLVIILVIVGTMMFFVIRLIPGDPAQAILGPTARPSDVDALRESMGLNGTLWEQYFSWAGNVLHGDFGTSITYHAPVLGVVADHILPTLTLAVLSTVISFFLSVAITSWQAVSPRNPVARALDRLSALGMAMPDFWISLMLVLVFSVTLRWFPSSGYENLFTAPATAVPALVLPLTVLVIGQTALFVLTLRESLLGELPLAYLRTARVKGLSERQVMTKHVLPNALMPLITQLGSNFAMLVGGIVIIESIFVVPGLGHLLMGAVSTRDFPLIQGVTLFVAVLFVLVNLLVDLSYALLDPKVRVS
- a CDS encoding ABC transporter permease, whose translation is MSVALVEKTSPVREKPSSGRAAKVFRRNRMLVITTAILAMIVLAVIVLPFFLPSVSATDPVNRLLPPSATHPLGTDSFGRDVLARLVSGGRASLGLSALITLCAAFTGLVIGLISGFFRAADAVLMRVMDAWMSFPAIILAMALAISLGASIWTELIALTVIFTPFTARVIRSRVLGIAGRAYIGAARVSGMSRWKILVVHVFPNVLPLALVQVVILSAAAMLVDGAMSFLGLGIAPPTPTWGNMIAEGRSYLVQAPWLVIVPGVTIMVCVFLLNLIGSSLRIAVDARARTLSEMQRLRTRRPSGS
- a CDS encoding alpha/beta fold hydrolase; translated protein: MRRFAPETVSGPPVLLVHGFASDGHTDWITTGWPAALTAAGREVVIPDLPAHGSSPAPSGSLGAVAITAELARLVADLSEVDVVGYSLGARLSWELPAQAPVRRLVLAGVSPFEPFGAVDVAAALAFAGGGKAPSDPLTGMIAHMITAPGRNPAALARCIEDLRAEPFAPVAGAVSVPTRFVAGVEDPVSQGIETLVDLVPGADLVRVPGDHGGALRSGEFKAAVLDFLG
- a CDS encoding aldo/keto reductase; this translates as MDEKRNGLGFATSALSLGSWNTWDRMDFDDAVRLIRHAVDSGVTLFDVAHYDMGPHAEQSRTDLLFGEAVRAAGIQRDEYQLCGKLWLWDYPNTGFAEQLTTSFDRVGVERAEAVVVGDYFERPDIPRIVTEVAEQIRLGRFDVWGVNNWRAADLDLALEFAASEGLPAPRFAQLKYSIARRSMAEGSFYGKHFSAGTLTLQASDVFEGGVLLGRTPERKIGADPGEIRESIRAAAARVAAVAGDFGVSSSQLALAFCLAYEPVVNVLFGVSRMAQLDDNLGAVALAASRGAEVRSALEDLWLDRSVAADGTF
- a CDS encoding SDR family NAD(P)-dependent oxidoreductase, whose product is MVTGGASGIGRGVAEAFQSAGDRVVIADVDTRAAHDLAAELGAEHVELDISDPGSVDAALTLVTDRFGPVEVLVNNAGLAGGGGPLVGLDIGVFDLCMRVNFRGTFLMTRAVGAQMVETGTRGTIVNITSIGARQPTPGLGHYEATKAAVEALTRSAALELAPHGIRVNAVAPGPVLTPMTAGFAADTAARAAWEARIPLGTIASVADVVPSVLFLASADAGHLTGVSLQVDGGQLLT